The proteins below come from a single Limnobaculum xujianqingii genomic window:
- a CDS encoding gamma carbonic anhydrase family protein has product MSGAIRNYLHHTPQIGQRVMIDRSSQIIGQVTLADDSNVWPLAIIRGDVNFISIGARTNIQDGCILHVSRGSESNPDGHPLIIGDDVTVGHAAILHGCTIGNNTLIGMGARVLDGAIVEDNVMVGAGSLVAPGKRLESGYLYLGNPARQARPLNEAEIASLAASAKNYVILKDEYLNG; this is encoded by the coding sequence ATGTCAGGTGCTATTCGTAACTATCTCCATCATACACCCCAAATTGGTCAACGGGTCATGATAGATCGATCCAGTCAGATCATTGGTCAGGTAACTCTAGCTGATGATTCAAATGTTTGGCCTTTAGCTATTATTCGGGGAGATGTTAATTTTATCTCTATTGGTGCCAGAACGAATATTCAGGATGGTTGTATTTTGCATGTCTCCCGGGGCAGTGAGTCAAATCCTGACGGGCATCCTTTAATTATTGGAGACGATGTTACCGTTGGGCATGCGGCAATTCTTCATGGTTGCACTATTGGTAACAATACACTGATAGGAATGGGAGCCCGGGTACTTGATGGCGCTATTGTAGAAGATAATGTAATGGTCGGTGCTGGCAGTTTAGTTGCACCAGGCAAACGTCTTGAAAGTGGTTATCTGTATCTCGGTAATCCCGCCCGGCAAGCTCGCCCGTTAAATGAAGCAGAAATAGCCTCGTTAGCAGCTTCAGCTAAAAACTATGTCATTTTGAAAGACGAATATTTAAATGGCTAA
- the aroE gene encoding shikimate dehydrogenase — MQQFAVFGNPIAHSKSPRIHHLFAEGCRIDLHYATQLGSLDEFENEIRTFFADGAKGANITLPFKERAYAICDELTKRAASAGAVNTIKRLDDGRLLGDNTDGIGLLSDLQRLGMVIPGSRVLLIGAGGAARGVILPLLSHGCKLVVTNRTYAKAEMLATLFSSFGSISSKESHALAEEQFDLIINATSTGISGDTPSIPSSLISSDTACYDMFYQAALTPFLKWAVEHGVGKHADGLGMLVGQAAHAFYLWHDVMPEVEPVLNELRKELAK, encoded by the coding sequence ATGCAACAATTCGCTGTTTTTGGTAATCCAATCGCTCATAGTAAATCACCGCGTATTCACCATCTTTTTGCCGAAGGTTGCCGGATCGATTTGCACTATGCTACGCAGTTAGGCTCTCTTGATGAATTTGAAAATGAAATCAGGACATTTTTTGCTGATGGAGCCAAAGGCGCCAATATTACTTTGCCTTTTAAAGAGCGAGCTTATGCAATATGCGATGAGCTTACTAAACGTGCGGCTTCTGCTGGTGCAGTCAATACCATAAAACGTCTGGATGATGGACGTCTGTTAGGTGATAACACCGATGGTATTGGATTACTGAGCGATTTGCAGCGTTTGGGCATGGTTATACCCGGATCGCGAGTTTTATTGATAGGTGCTGGTGGGGCAGCGAGAGGCGTTATTTTACCGTTACTGTCACACGGCTGTAAGTTAGTAGTTACTAACCGAACATATGCAAAGGCAGAAATGCTAGCCACATTATTTTCATCGTTTGGCAGCATTAGCAGTAAAGAATCCCATGCATTAGCAGAAGAGCAGTTTGATCTGATCATTAATGCGACTTCGACAGGGATTAGTGGAGATACTCCTTCCATTCCATCATCATTAATATCTTCAGATACAGCATGTTATGACATGTTTTATCAGGCCGCATTAACTCCGTTTCTGAAATGGGCTGTAGAACATGGGGTGGGGAAACATGCTGACGGTTTAGGGATGCTGGTGGGGCAAGCAGCTCATGCTTTTTATCTTTGGCATGATGTAATGCCAGAAGTTGAACCAGTGCTGAATGAATTGCGCAAAGAGCTGGCTAAGTGA
- the tsaC gene encoding L-threonylcarbamoyladenylate synthase type 1 TsaC, which yields MTDNLEFIVEQLQQQQVVAYPTEAVFGLGCDPDDRSAVEHLLQLKQRSWEKGLILIAANYEQLQPYINDAQLTAEQKIAMFSSWPGPVTWVIPARPSTPKWLTGRFNSLAVRVSDHLLVQKLCQAFGKPLVSTSANLSGLEPCKTEQCVQQQFGDSFPVLKGLVGGRQKPSEIRDVLTGKLYRQG from the coding sequence ATGACTGATAATTTAGAATTTATAGTAGAGCAACTTCAGCAACAGCAAGTTGTTGCTTATCCAACAGAAGCAGTATTTGGTTTGGGTTGTGATCCAGACGATCGATCAGCAGTGGAACATCTTCTGCAATTAAAACAGCGCTCATGGGAGAAAGGGTTAATATTGATTGCTGCAAATTATGAGCAATTACAGCCTTATATCAATGATGCACAGTTAACTGCAGAACAAAAAATAGCGATGTTTTCTAGCTGGCCGGGGCCTGTAACCTGGGTCATACCGGCACGACCTTCCACGCCAAAGTGGTTAACCGGGCGGTTTAACTCACTGGCCGTCAGGGTTAGCGATCACTTACTGGTACAGAAACTTTGTCAGGCGTTTGGTAAGCCTCTGGTTTCAACCAGTGCCAATTTAAGTGGATTAGAGCCCTGCAAAACAGAACAATGTGTTCAGCAGCAGTTTGGTGATAGCTTTCCAGTATTGAAAGGTCTGGTGGGTGGTCGTCAAAAACCTTCAGAAATCCGGGACGTATTAACCGGAAAATTATACAGACAGGGATAA
- a CDS encoding DNA topoisomerase family protein, which produces MSKTALFTGKSEELCPECGAPLVIRTGKQGPFQGCSRYPECTYIHSLTSQSDGHVVKVLDGQNCPQCGETLVLRQGRYGMFIGCSSYPDCEYIAVIDKPDETQIACPQCKQGKLLQRKSRYGKVFHACDRYPECQFALNHTPVAGICPICSYPLLMEKRTSKGNRLFCASKVCGKEVSTEKDD; this is translated from the coding sequence ATGAGTAAAACAGCATTGTTTACAGGAAAAAGCGAAGAGCTCTGTCCCGAGTGTGGCGCACCATTAGTTATTCGCACGGGAAAGCAGGGGCCATTTCAAGGATGTTCTCGTTATCCTGAATGTACCTATATTCACTCGTTGACATCGCAAAGCGATGGTCATGTGGTTAAAGTGTTGGATGGACAGAATTGCCCTCAATGCGGTGAAACTCTGGTATTACGCCAGGGACGCTACGGTATGTTTATTGGGTGCAGTAGTTATCCTGACTGTGAATATATTGCGGTGATTGATAAGCCTGATGAAACACAGATCGCTTGTCCACAGTGTAAGCAAGGGAAGTTACTCCAGCGAAAGTCTCGTTATGGCAAGGTTTTTCACGCCTGCGATCGCTATCCTGAGTGTCAATTTGCACTTAATCATACTCCTGTAGCTGGAATCTGCCCAATATGCAGCTATCCTCTTTTGATGGAAAAACGCACCTCCAAAGGTAATCGCCTGTTTTGTGCAAGTAAAGTGTGCGGCAAAGAAGTTTCGACAGAGAAAGATGACTGA